The Choristoneura fumiferana chromosome 10, NRCan_CFum_1, whole genome shotgun sequence genome has a segment encoding these proteins:
- the LOC141432176 gene encoding cell adhesion molecule CEACAM1-like yields MARIMAVYLFTVHFLSYIIVCRQDSGNNKPRDQSTVSESSRRFRTEFLEDWPQVPGAPYFDPSTPDNVTGLVGYPVTLLCKVKNLQNRTVSWVRHRDIHLLTVGRYTYTSDQRFEAQHKPRSEEWALRIRSPQRRDSGQYECQISTTPPVGHAVFLNIVAPETEILGGPDLFIYAGSTINLTCIVKHTPEPPSTINWTHRGKTINFDSTRGGISLVTEKGTHSSSRLLVQSARTSDAGSYQCAPDNALSATARVHVLTGETPAAMQGSAQWPISLRLPALFFLTVSLIKVTV; encoded by the exons ATGGCGCGAATCATGGCTGTCTACCTCTTTACAGTCCATTTTCTCTCGTACATTATAG tCTGCCGCCAAGATAGCGGTAACAACAAGCCAAGGGATCAGAGCACAGTATCGGAGTCTTCCAGAAGGTTCCGAACAGAGTTCTTAGAAGACTGGCCGCAAGTCCCTGGGGCGCCATACTTCGACCCTAGCACGCCTGACAATGTTACCGGCCTAGTGGGATACCCCGTCACTCTGCTGTGTAAAGTGAAGAATCTTCAGAATAGAACC GTGTCATGGGTTCGTCACCGCGACATCCACCTGCTGACAGTGGGCCGCTACACGTACACCTCGGACCAGCGCTTCGAGGCGCAGCACAAGCCGCGCTCCGAGGAGTGGGCGCTGCGCATCCGCAGCCCGCAGCGCCGCGACTCCGGCCAGTACGAGTGCCAGATCTCCACCACGCCGCCTGTCGGGCACGCTGTCTTCCTCAACATCGTCG CACCAGAAACGGAAATCCTAGGTGGACCAGACTTGTTCATCTACGCGGGTTCAACGATAAATCTTACGTGTATAGTGAAGCACACTCCGGAACCCCCCAGCACGATTAATTGGACCCACAGAGGGAAG ACGATAAATTTCGACTCCACGCGCGGCGGCATATCACTGGTGACGGAGAAAGGGACACACAGTAGCAGTAGGCTGCTGGTGCAGTCAGCGAGAACTTCAGATGCAGGCTCTTACCAATGTGCGCCGGACAACGCACTCTCAGCTACTGCAAGAGTGCACGTGCTTACTG GTGAAACCCCGGCAGCAATGCAAGGAAGCGCGCAGTGGCCGATTAGTTTACGACTACCAGCCCTTTTCTTCTTAACTGTGTCCCTAATCAAAGTGACTGTGTAA